From the genome of Asterias amurensis chromosome 17, ASM3211899v1, one region includes:
- the LOC139950155 gene encoding A disintegrin and metalloproteinase with thrombospondin motifs 6-like: MEAMERVNSPEQHYYAADDRIQFHLNDVEDVPSTTYGVTANSLLSLMNVSHVLSLRSLIGDMLQLVVVNMKIFTTNTGDLVSTGDAYQTLFDFCQWQNMTNPIAEADPRHHDIATLLSGRDIYGYHGNGTKGIALIGRACTREMQGLLVEFLNLDAIYATAHGIGRSLGMRQDGHHGNTCPEEGFLMCYHMQDNMETLGWSECSKSYLLNFLNSTVTCFKDVPGVNLIPVTN; the protein is encoded by the exons ATTACTACGCTGCGGATGACCGGATACAATTTCATCTGAATGACGTTGAGGATGTGCCCTCTACGACCTACGGGGTAACTGCAAACAGTCTCTTGTCGCTAATGAAT GTTTCTCACGTGCTTTCTTTGCGGAGTCTGATTGGTGATATGCTACAGCTGGTCGTTGTAAACATGAAGATATTCACTACTAACACG GGTGATTTGGTGAGCACTGGGGATGCCTACCAGACATTGTTTGATTTCTGCCAGTGGCAAAACATGACTAACCCAATCGCCGAGGCGGATCCCAGACACCATGACATCGCAACACTTCTCAGTGG CCGGGACATCTACGGTTACCATGGTAACGGCACCAAGGGAATAGCTCTGATTGGTCGAGCATGTACGAGAGAGATGCAAGGTTTATTGGTGGAATTTCTGAACCTGGACGCCATCTACGCCACAGCTCATGGGATAGGTCGTAG TCTCGGTATGCGTCAAGATGGTCACCATGGCAACACATGTCCAGAGGAAGGTTTCTTGATGTGTTATCACATGCAAGACAATATGGAGACGTTAGGATGGTCAGAATGCAGCAAGAGTTATCTGCTCAACTTCTTGAA tTCAACAGTAACTTGTTTCAAAGACGTTCCGGGGGTGAATCTGATTCCAGTGACAAACTAA